A region from the Methanofollis liminatans DSM 4140 genome encodes:
- the hemC gene encoding hydroxymethylbilane synthase gives MSLRIGTRGSQLALVQTERVCKALTKMGIEVETAVIRTKGDTATGVPLHEIGGQGVFVRALDEAIIEGTIDAAVHSMKDIPAKRPRGVATGAVLSRDSPADFLAYEGEIGDVGIVGTASTRRRAQILRHDPEITVKQLRGNVDTRIKKMREGEYDAIVLAEAGLDRLGYHLRGQRLPLSQFVPSPNQGAIAVVCRNMPEITDVIRKLDDPQTRMDVGIERIIMEEVGGGCFTPQGIYCRDGHVIAEILALDGSRDVRIEDDIATPEEARACGQRLRNDAIDLIKDAYRQLGIAP, from the coding sequence ATGTCTCTCAGAATAGGAACACGGGGAAGTCAGCTCGCCCTCGTCCAGACCGAACGGGTCTGCAAGGCGCTGACGAAGATGGGCATCGAGGTTGAAACCGCCGTCATCAGGACGAAAGGGGACACGGCGACGGGCGTCCCTCTCCACGAGATCGGCGGACAGGGCGTCTTCGTGCGCGCCCTCGACGAGGCGATCATCGAGGGGACGATCGACGCCGCCGTCCACAGCATGAAGGACATCCCGGCCAAACGCCCGCGGGGCGTCGCCACCGGGGCAGTCCTCTCCCGCGACTCGCCGGCCGACTTCCTCGCGTATGAGGGCGAGATCGGCGACGTCGGCATTGTGGGCACCGCCTCGACGCGGCGGCGGGCGCAGATCCTCAGGCACGACCCGGAGATCACGGTGAAACAGCTCCGCGGCAACGTGGACACCAGGATCAAGAAGATGCGGGAAGGCGAGTACGACGCCATCGTCCTCGCCGAGGCCGGACTCGACCGTCTCGGCTACCACCTTCGGGGCCAGCGCCTCCCCTTATCACAGTTCGTCCCCTCGCCGAACCAGGGGGCGATCGCCGTGGTCTGCAGGAACATGCCCGAGATCACCGACGTGATCAGGAAACTCGACGATCCCCAGACCCGCATGGACGTCGGGATCGAGCGGATCATCATGGAAGAGGTGGGCGGCGGCTGTTTCACCCCGCAGGGGATCTATTGCAGGGACGGCCACGTCATCGCCGAGATCCTGGCCCTCGACGGGAGCCGCGACGTGCGGATCGAGGACGATATCGCCACGCCCGAAGAGGCGCGGGCCTGCGGTCAGAGACTCCGCAACGATGCGATCGACCTGATAAAAGACGCCTACCGCCAGCTGGGGATTGCACCATGA
- the cobA gene encoding uroporphyrinogen-III C-methyltransferase: MSGKVTLVGSGPGSIGLLAPRGREAIEAAEVVLYDQLPGEEILATLPKGAELVDCGKHGGDHTLEQDEIEALMIARAKEGKNVVRLKGGDSFLFGRGGEEMESLRAAGIEVAVVPGITSAIAVPEAVGIPVTHRRFASQVTVITGHEDPTKGESALDWRLLGQSRGTIVVLMGVKNLPQIATALVENGRSPKTPVAIIERGMRPDQRVTVGTLDDIAGIARAQSVRPPAVIVIGDVVSLYDGTTLFRP; this comes from the coding sequence ATGAGCGGAAAGGTCACCCTGGTCGGATCAGGGCCGGGATCGATCGGTCTCCTCGCCCCCAGGGGAAGAGAGGCGATCGAGGCGGCAGAGGTCGTGCTCTACGACCAGCTGCCGGGCGAGGAGATCCTCGCCACCCTCCCGAAAGGGGCCGAACTTGTCGACTGCGGAAAACACGGCGGCGACCACACACTGGAGCAGGACGAGATCGAGGCGCTGATGATCGCGCGCGCGAAGGAGGGAAAGAACGTCGTCAGGCTGAAAGGCGGCGATTCTTTCCTCTTCGGGCGCGGCGGCGAGGAGATGGAGAGTCTGCGGGCCGCGGGGATCGAGGTCGCCGTGGTGCCCGGCATCACCTCGGCGATCGCCGTCCCCGAGGCGGTCGGCATCCCGGTGACCCACCGGCGCTTCGCCTCGCAGGTGACCGTCATCACCGGCCACGAAGACCCGACGAAGGGTGAGTCGGCCCTTGACTGGCGGCTGCTGGGGCAGAGCCGCGGCACGATCGTCGTGCTGATGGGAGTGAAAAATCTCCCGCAGATCGCCACTGCCCTCGTGGAAAACGGCCGCAGCCCGAAGACCCCGGTCGCCATCATCGAGCGCGGGATGCGCCCTGACCAGCGCGTGACCGTCGGCACGCTCGACGACATCGCCGGGATCGCCCGGGCGCAGAGCGTCAGACCGCCCGCCGTCATCGTTATCGGCGACGTCGTCAGCCTTTACGACGGGACGACGCTCTTTCGCCCCTGA
- a CDS encoding SAF domain-containing protein, whose protein sequence is MYRGEERSDRIRVGIVGTGFIARGLMMALEGQTDLALGPVLTRRPMLGGSGLPTGITAVNDVTDLIEGSDIVVECSGDVIHATAVIEEVMAASIPVVTMDAEVQVTTGSHFARKGLFTEAEGDQPGCLAALREEAVQMGFLPLVYGNIKGFLNHNPVPDEMAFWAKKQGISLDKVTAFTDGTKVQIEQALVANGLGAGILRPGLLGPATPDLTAGAELLAAGAVSLGRPVSDYVLSPGAPAGVFIAARHDERFRDYLRYYKMGEGPVYTLVRNFHLCNLEIAKTVRRVVSGGGVLLNNGTRPAVSVAAIAKTDLEPGQRIERGIGSFVVRGICVPIADCPDHVPIGLIYDAVVKRRVAAGSVLTMDDLDLPESLALDIWTDIQGRKSVVPS, encoded by the coding sequence ATGTATCGGGGGGAAGAGAGGAGCGACCGCATCCGGGTCGGCATCGTCGGGACCGGATTTATTGCACGAGGATTGATGATGGCCCTGGAGGGGCAGACCGACCTCGCATTGGGGCCGGTGCTGACCCGCCGGCCCATGCTCGGCGGATCCGGGCTGCCGACCGGCATAACGGCGGTGAACGATGTCACCGACCTGATCGAGGGCTCTGATATCGTCGTCGAGTGTTCGGGCGACGTGATCCACGCCACTGCCGTGATCGAGGAGGTGATGGCGGCCTCCATCCCGGTCGTCACGATGGACGCCGAGGTGCAGGTGACCACCGGGTCTCATTTCGCTCGAAAAGGTCTCTTCACCGAGGCCGAGGGCGACCAGCCCGGGTGCCTTGCCGCACTGCGGGAAGAGGCCGTCCAGATGGGCTTTCTTCCCCTGGTCTACGGGAACATCAAGGGTTTCCTCAACCATAACCCGGTCCCGGACGAGATGGCCTTCTGGGCGAAGAAGCAGGGGATCAGCCTGGACAAGGTGACGGCGTTCACCGACGGCACCAAGGTCCAGATCGAGCAGGCGCTGGTGGCAAATGGGCTTGGCGCCGGGATCCTCAGGCCCGGGCTCCTCGGCCCGGCGACGCCAGACCTGACGGCCGGGGCCGAACTCCTTGCCGCCGGGGCGGTCAGTCTCGGCCGTCCGGTGAGCGATTATGTCCTCTCGCCTGGCGCCCCTGCGGGCGTCTTCATCGCCGCCCGCCATGACGAGCGGTTCAGGGACTACCTCAGGTATTACAAGATGGGAGAGGGTCCGGTCTATACGCTGGTGCGGAACTTCCACCTCTGCAACCTGGAGATCGCAAAGACGGTCAGGCGCGTGGTTTCAGGCGGGGGCGTCCTGCTCAACAACGGCACCCGGCCGGCGGTCTCGGTGGCGGCGATCGCAAAGACCGATCTCGAACCCGGTCAGCGGATCGAGCGCGGCATCGGGAGCTTTGTAGTCCGGGGGATCTGTGTGCCGATCGCCGACTGCCCTGACCACGTCCCGATCGGGCTGATCTACGATGCCGTGGTAAAAAGAAGGGTGGCGGCCGGATCAGTCCTGACCATGGACGACCTCGACCTGCCCGAGAGCCTCGCCCTCGATATCTGGACGGATATTCAGGGGCGAAAGAGCGTCGTCCCGTCGTAA
- a CDS encoding YbhB/YbcL family Raf kinase inhibitor-like protein, translating to MDNPVIEIGFTTFPEQHTCDGEDSSPEIRISGLKSPYFAIILTDPGAKVDHWLIWNIKATDVVPAGIPKTAEVHAPIAARQGRNDLGKTGYSGPCLPKGSAHEYYFNIYGTDGPLDLPGGAGGAELKEALKGHAIQYSGTAVAGYRKD from the coding sequence ATGGACAACCCGGTTATAGAGATTGGCTTCACCACCTTCCCGGAGCAGCACACCTGCGACGGCGAGGACAGTTCACCCGAGATCCGGATCTCGGGATTGAAGTCGCCATATTTTGCGATCATCCTGACCGACCCGGGCGCAAAGGTCGATCACTGGTTGATCTGGAACATCAAAGCGACCGATGTCGTACCCGCGGGGATCCCGAAAACAGCCGAGGTGCACGCTCCCATCGCGGCACGCCAGGGAAGAAACGACCTCGGGAAGACCGGCTACAGCGGGCCCTGCCTGCCGAAGGGATCGGCCCATGAGTATTACTTCAATATCTACGGGACCGATGGGCCGCTCGATCTCCCGGGCGGTGCCGGGGGGGCGGAGTTGAAAGAGGCGCTGAAAGGGCACGCCATCCAGTACAGCGGGACGGCGGTGGCGGGCTACAGGAAGGACTGA
- the hemB gene encoding porphobilinogen synthase — protein sequence MFPERRLRRLRKRTLQPLFKETRLAVSDLVMPLFFDETIEEAVPIGSMPGQYRYPLADAGAVAERLQRSGLSAVLVFGIPREKDAVATSAYDDDGVVQKAVAGIKQACPDLVVITDVCACEYTDHGHCGIVGETCGGGMDLLNDPSLALMQKIAVSHARAGADIVAPSCMLDGMVGAIRTALDGSGFAEVPIMSYSTKFASAYYGPFREAADSGFSFGDRTTYQMDPANAREALLESEEDAAEGADILMVKPAGLYLDVLAEIREIGLPVAAYQVSGEYAQLKAASALGWLDERKCALEALTCIKRAGADLIITYYAEDAARWLHEER from the coding sequence ATGTTTCCGGAAAGAAGACTGAGACGACTGAGAAAACGAACCCTCCAGCCCCTCTTCAAAGAAACGAGGCTGGCAGTGAGCGACCTTGTGATGCCGCTCTTTTTCGACGAGACGATCGAAGAGGCAGTGCCCATCGGTTCGATGCCCGGGCAGTACCGCTACCCGCTCGCGGATGCGGGCGCCGTCGCGGAACGGCTCCAGCGTTCCGGGCTTTCGGCGGTGCTGGTCTTCGGCATCCCGCGGGAGAAAGACGCCGTAGCCACCTCGGCCTACGACGACGACGGCGTTGTCCAGAAGGCCGTCGCCGGGATCAAACAGGCCTGTCCCGACCTCGTCGTGATCACCGACGTCTGCGCCTGCGAGTACACCGACCACGGCCACTGCGGGATCGTCGGGGAGACATGCGGCGGCGGGATGGACCTGCTCAACGACCCCTCGCTCGCCCTGATGCAGAAGATCGCCGTCTCGCATGCCCGCGCCGGGGCCGATATCGTCGCCCCCTCCTGCATGCTCGACGGCATGGTGGGGGCGATCAGGACCGCCCTCGACGGTTCAGGGTTTGCAGAGGTCCCGATCATGTCCTACTCCACGAAGTTCGCGAGCGCCTACTACGGCCCCTTCAGGGAGGCGGCAGACTCAGGCTTCTCCTTCGGCGACCGGACCACCTACCAGATGGACCCGGCCAATGCACGCGAGGCCCTGCTGGAGTCAGAGGAGGACGCCGCCGAGGGTGCGGACATCCTGATGGTGAAACCCGCCGGGCTCTACCTCGACGTCCTCGCGGAGATACGGGAGATCGGCCTCCCGGTCGCCGCCTACCAGGTCTCGGGCGAGTACGCCCAGCTGAAGGCCGCTTCGGCCCTCGGCTGGCTCGACGAGAGAAAGTGCGCCCTCGAAGCCCTCACCTGCATCAAGCGGGCCGGGGCCGACCTGATCATCACCTACTATGCCGAAGATGCCGCGAGGTGGCTGCATGAAGAGCGGTGA
- a CDS encoding DUF7544 domain-containing protein — MSSGIHALTAIDGAVSHTKSLLWPFRAGVWLRLAVIALFVGGFGGGFNFFSFPDGGGHAGSGMPVDLFAPGLGVAFLLIGIILILALVFGIIGSIFQFVFVDCLASGEVSLSRTFGMRSGKGLRLFLFQVVFALLMVAAMIVALLAVFLPVQGMGAPNLLALIVLVPAAVLILVCVGVVLMLTTDFVVPVMIRSDCGVIEGWRHAWAFIRPDLVNAAAYVVFKFLLAIVLGLIALVLALVAAAVIAVPLVAVGVVAGIALGDAAVPVYLLLLLIGIIVAVPVLLLVQVPFATFLRYYSLGVLARFSAEYDLLKSPAETGAVQA, encoded by the coding sequence ATGAGCTCTGGTATCCATGCCCTCACCGCCATCGACGGTGCGGTATCTCACACAAAATCACTCCTCTGGCCTTTCAGGGCCGGGGTGTGGCTGAGGCTTGCGGTGATCGCCCTCTTCGTCGGCGGATTCGGGGGCGGGTTCAATTTCTTCTCGTTCCCTGACGGCGGGGGGCACGCGGGATCGGGGATGCCGGTGGACCTCTTCGCGCCGGGCCTGGGCGTTGCCTTCCTCCTCATCGGGATCATCCTCATCCTCGCCCTGGTCTTCGGGATCATCGGGTCGATCTTCCAGTTCGTCTTCGTCGACTGCCTGGCCTCGGGCGAGGTCTCGCTCTCGCGCACCTTCGGGATGCGGAGCGGCAAGGGCCTGCGGCTCTTTCTCTTCCAGGTCGTCTTCGCCCTCCTGATGGTGGCGGCGATGATCGTCGCCCTGCTGGCCGTCTTCCTCCCGGTGCAGGGGATGGGTGCGCCCAACCTCCTCGCCCTCATCGTCCTGGTCCCGGCGGCGGTGCTGATCCTGGTGTGCGTCGGCGTCGTGCTGATGCTCACCACCGACTTCGTCGTCCCGGTGATGATCCGCTCGGACTGCGGGGTCATCGAGGGGTGGCGGCACGCCTGGGCTTTCATCCGCCCCGACCTGGTGAACGCCGCCGCGTACGTCGTCTTCAAGTTCCTGCTTGCGATCGTGCTCGGGCTCATTGCCCTGGTCCTCGCCCTCGTCGCCGCGGCCGTCATCGCCGTCCCGCTCGTGGCCGTCGGCGTGGTCGCCGGGATCGCCCTGGGGGATGCGGCGGTGCCGGTGTACCTCCTGCTCCTCCTCATCGGGATCATCGTCGCCGTCCCGGTGCTCCTGCTGGTGCAGGTGCCGTTCGCGACCTTCCTCAGGTACTACAGCCTGGGCGTTCTCGCCCGGTTTTCGGCCGAATACGACCTTCTGAAAAGCCCGGCAGAGACCGGCGCGGTTCAGGCCTGA
- a CDS encoding pyridoxal phosphate-dependent aminotransferase — protein MEQVFALRTEPHIDALTMPENLRIGQMIARQRRACSLAGCNERYYNFALGQSPFPVPPALAKALAQGAVHGEYAEAAGIEPLRTAVAAFYRRHFGLVADPDRVFVGNGTKEVIAILFSSLDAVPIIPSPSWVGYAPILRLIGRPYLTLPPERERGYRIDPEALRAVLAADPDRRHILILNNPNNPTGALYSRRELEEIAAVCREYGCLVLADEIYALTTYTFEHFTSMAAVYPEGTFVTGGLSKDRSAAGYRLGVCVLPESGPEDLIADMTAIAATIYTAVSTPVQVAAVTAYSPNLEIEEYIRTIRAIHGIMCRYMSRAFAMIEGVAATKPEGGFYFLADFNALTDRLGRADIAEANGLSAALLAHPYHVATLSGDAIMLPRDHFAARIACVDYDGAAALDLYRRERPMTSLDEVAFVNEAAPDMVAGVTAVRKFVGDLKKKR, from the coding sequence ATGGAACAGGTCTTTGCACTACGGACAGAACCGCATATCGATGCGCTCACCATGCCCGAAAACCTGAGGATCGGGCAGATGATCGCCAGGCAGAGGAGGGCATGCAGCCTTGCGGGCTGCAACGAACGGTATTACAACTTCGCCCTCGGGCAGTCGCCCTTTCCGGTGCCGCCGGCGCTGGCGAAGGCGCTCGCACAGGGAGCGGTCCACGGCGAATATGCAGAGGCGGCGGGCATCGAACCCCTGCGGACGGCCGTCGCTGCATTTTACCGGCGGCACTTCGGACTTGTTGCAGATCCCGACCGGGTCTTCGTCGGAAACGGGACGAAAGAGGTGATCGCCATCCTCTTTTCATCGCTCGATGCAGTCCCGATCATCCCGTCGCCCTCATGGGTGGGGTATGCGCCCATTCTAAGACTGATCGGCAGGCCATATCTCACCCTCCCGCCAGAGCGGGAGCGGGGATACCGGATCGACCCGGAGGCGCTCAGAGCGGTGCTCGCCGCCGACCCGGACCGGCGCCATATCCTGATCCTTAATAACCCGAACAACCCGACCGGCGCCCTGTACTCCCGCCGCGAACTCGAGGAGATCGCGGCGGTCTGCCGGGAGTACGGCTGTCTCGTCCTCGCCGACGAGATCTACGCCCTCACCACCTACACCTTCGAGCACTTCACCTCGATGGCGGCGGTGTACCCTGAGGGGACCTTCGTGACCGGCGGGCTCTCGAAGGACCGGTCGGCCGCGGGATACCGTCTCGGCGTCTGTGTCCTGCCCGAAAGCGGCCCGGAGGACCTGATCGCCGACATGACGGCGATCGCGGCGACGATCTACACCGCGGTCTCGACGCCGGTGCAGGTGGCGGCAGTGACCGCCTACTCGCCGAACCTCGAGATCGAGGAGTACATCAGGACGATCAGGGCGATCCACGGGATCATGTGCCGGTACATGAGCCGGGCGTTCGCGATGATCGAGGGGGTGGCGGCGACGAAGCCCGAGGGCGGGTTTTATTTCCTGGCCGACTTCAACGCCCTCACCGACCGCCTCGGCCGGGCCGATATCGCGGAGGCGAACGGTCTCTCCGCCGCCCTGCTCGCCCACCCCTACCATGTCGCCACCCTGAGCGGCGATGCGATCATGCTCCCGCGGGACCATTTCGCCGCACGGATCGCCTGCGTGGACTACGACGGGGCGGCGGCGCTCGACCTCTACCGGCGGGAGCGGCCGATGACGAGCCTTGACGAGGTGGCGTTCGTGAACGAGGCGGCGCCCGATATGGTGGCCGGGGTGACGGCGGTGCGGAAGTTCGTCGGGGACCTGAAGAAAAAAAGGTAA
- the hemA gene encoding glutamyl-tRNA reductase codes for MAGLSHHTAGLSDLEAFRFPDEQAFLMAARERFRGVLLLQTCNRIEVLVQGSAASLTDFLHEQGREKFEIREGVDVLRHLLQVAAGIDSMIVGEDQILGQLKRAWAASQEAGACSQVIDLCMKKAVHVGIEVRKQTKINRGSVSIGSAAVALAENLLTTLKGRHILVIGSGEMGMLVAQALAAKNLTAIYVANRTYERAVMLAGKIGGKAVHFNELRRYFTLSDVVITCTSAPHPVITKEILADVMKGRCWPLDGHPRPLVLIDIAQPRDVEEGAGEVDGVNLFTIDNLRDVNEHNMEARREEAARAEAHIEAEIDRFITMLNGASADEVLGGLFTWAEAIRLRERDRACARLQGCSPETAAVIDDLTRVLTKKLLIDATYSIRACAQNGRIEEAERLVNAITRGDQSCFRKED; via the coding sequence ATGGCCGGCCTCAGCCACCATACGGCAGGGCTTTCAGACCTTGAAGCGTTCAGGTTTCCCGACGAACAGGCGTTTTTGATGGCGGCGCGGGAGCGCTTCAGGGGAGTGCTCCTCCTCCAGACCTGCAACAGGATCGAGGTGCTCGTCCAGGGGAGCGCCGCCTCGCTCACCGACTTTCTTCATGAGCAGGGGCGGGAGAAATTCGAGATCAGGGAGGGCGTCGACGTCCTCCGCCACCTGCTGCAGGTCGCCGCCGGCATCGACTCGATGATCGTCGGCGAAGACCAGATCCTGGGCCAGCTGAAGCGCGCCTGGGCCGCCTCGCAGGAGGCCGGCGCCTGCAGCCAGGTCATCGACCTCTGCATGAAAAAGGCGGTGCACGTCGGAATCGAGGTGAGAAAACAGACAAAGATCAACCGCGGCTCGGTCTCCATCGGTTCGGCCGCCGTGGCACTCGCCGAAAACCTCCTCACCACCCTCAAAGGGCGGCACATTCTCGTCATCGGCAGCGGCGAGATGGGAATGCTCGTGGCGCAGGCGCTCGCCGCAAAGAACCTGACCGCCATCTATGTCGCAAACCGCACCTATGAACGGGCCGTCATGCTCGCCGGGAAGATCGGCGGCAAAGCGGTCCACTTCAACGAGCTTCGACGCTACTTCACCCTCTCAGACGTCGTGATCACCTGCACCTCGGCCCCGCACCCGGTGATCACAAAGGAGATCCTTGCCGACGTGATGAAAGGGCGGTGCTGGCCCCTCGACGGCCACCCGCGCCCCCTCGTCCTCATCGACATCGCCCAGCCGCGCGACGTCGAGGAGGGGGCGGGCGAGGTCGACGGGGTGAACCTCTTCACCATCGACAACCTCAGGGACGTCAACGAGCACAATATGGAGGCCCGGCGGGAAGAGGCGGCGCGGGCAGAAGCGCACATAGAGGCCGAGATCGACCGGTTCATCACCATGCTCAACGGAGCGTCGGCCGACGAGGTGCTCGGCGGCCTCTTCACGTGGGCCGAGGCGATCAGGCTCAGGGAACGCGACCGCGCCTGCGCGCGGCTGCAGGGGTGCAGCCCCGAGACCGCCGCCGTCATCGACGACCTGACAAGGGTGCTGACGAAAAAACTCCTCATCGATGCGACCTACTCGATCAGGGCCTGCGCCCAGAACGGCCGGATCGAAGAGGCCGAACGTCTGGTAAATGCGATCACACGGGGTGACCAATCATGTTTCCGGAAAGAAGACTGA
- the hemL gene encoding glutamate-1-semialdehyde 2,1-aminomutase, whose amino-acid sequence MKSGELFERAKTLMPGGVSSPVRAIQPYPFYVAGAAGAYLKTLDGERLIDCCLGYGPLLLGHAPDAVRAAIEAQLADGWLYGTPCPGEVALAERIAADHPSIDMVRFVSSGSEATMAAIRLARAATGRQDIVKIEGGFHGAHDAVLVKAGSGATTMGVPDSAGVVADLVAHTRQVAYNDLEGLDALLSSSEDIAALIIEPVMGNVGPVLPEPGYLQEVRALTLDYDVLLIFDEVITGYRLGIGGAQVRYGVTPDLTTLGKIIGGGLPIGAFGGRRDLMAMVAPQGPVYQAGTFSGNPLTMAAGSAALGWLHENREIYARLDAGTRRIEEACAGAGGSFVRLGSMFKYFFRPAAPTNYAEAKESDTAAFRRFWEKMLKKGIFVPPSQFETNFLSAAHTDEIIEQIADAYSTCLSE is encoded by the coding sequence ATGAAGAGCGGTGAACTCTTCGAACGGGCAAAAACCCTGATGCCGGGCGGCGTCTCCAGCCCGGTGCGGGCGATCCAGCCCTACCCATTCTACGTCGCCGGGGCTGCGGGTGCGTACCTGAAGACCCTCGACGGGGAGCGCCTCATCGACTGCTGCCTGGGCTACGGCCCCCTGCTCCTGGGCCATGCGCCCGATGCGGTCAGGGCGGCGATCGAGGCGCAGCTGGCCGACGGCTGGCTCTATGGCACCCCCTGTCCCGGGGAGGTCGCTCTTGCAGAGCGGATCGCGGCCGATCACCCCTCGATCGATATGGTCAGGTTCGTATCCAGCGGTTCGGAGGCGACGATGGCGGCGATCAGGCTTGCCCGCGCCGCCACCGGACGGCAGGACATCGTCAAGATCGAGGGCGGCTTCCACGGCGCCCACGACGCCGTGCTCGTCAAGGCCGGGTCGGGCGCCACCACGATGGGCGTCCCGGACTCAGCCGGCGTCGTCGCCGACCTGGTGGCGCACACCCGCCAGGTGGCCTACAACGACCTCGAAGGGCTCGACGCCCTGCTCTCCTCCTCTGAGGATATCGCCGCCCTGATCATCGAACCGGTGATGGGCAACGTCGGCCCGGTCCTCCCCGAACCCGGTTACCTCCAGGAGGTGCGGGCCCTCACCCTCGACTACGATGTCCTGCTCATCTTCGACGAGGTGATCACCGGCTACCGCCTGGGCATCGGCGGGGCGCAGGTGCGCTACGGCGTCACCCCCGACCTGACCACCCTGGGCAAGATCATCGGCGGCGGTCTCCCCATCGGCGCCTTCGGCGGACGGCGCGACCTGATGGCGATGGTCGCCCCGCAGGGCCCGGTCTACCAGGCCGGCACCTTCAGCGGAAACCCCCTCACGATGGCGGCAGGCAGCGCCGCCCTCGGCTGGCTCCACGAGAACCGGGAGATCTACGCCAGGCTCGACGCGGGGACGCGGAGGATCGAGGAGGCCTGCGCCGGGGCCGGCGGCTCCTTTGTCCGCCTCGGCTCCATGTTCAAGTACTTCTTCAGGCCGGCGGCGCCGACGAACTACGCCGAGGCAAAAGAGAGCGACACCGCGGCGTTCCGGCGGTTCTGGGAGAAGATGCTCAAGAAGGGCATCTTCGTCCCGCCCTCGCAGTTCGAGACGAACTTCCTCTCGGCCGCGCACACAGATGAGATCATCGAACAGATCGCAGACGCATACAGCACATGTCTCTCAGAATAG
- a CDS encoding precorrin-2 dehydrogenase/sirohydrochlorin ferrochelatase family protein, which produces MIPLMIDLAARRVVIFGGGAVGARKAAFFSGEARVTVISRSFLPALLSPGIERIEVECASMDESALESLIGDAFLVVAATSDPDLNDRIGRAARSAGALFNNADGEAGDVLVPSVIRGERYLLAISTGGASPAIPRFLREHLEAAFPHLDAMIGVQARLREDVKECVGSQEERQRILRAVLRDPDAWSWLSEGEERAYQRIWERYISGKDTPY; this is translated from the coding sequence ATGATACCGCTGATGATCGACCTTGCAGCCCGACGCGTCGTCATATTCGGCGGCGGCGCCGTGGGGGCGCGTAAAGCAGCCTTCTTCTCCGGGGAGGCCCGGGTCACCGTCATCAGCAGATCGTTTCTGCCGGCGCTCTTGAGCCCGGGCATCGAACGCATCGAAGTGGAGTGCGCGAGCATGGACGAATCCGCCCTTGAGAGCCTGATCGGGGACGCCTTCCTCGTCGTCGCCGCAACCTCAGACCCGGACTTAAACGACCGGATCGGGCGGGCGGCCAGGTCCGCAGGCGCCCTCTTCAACAACGCCGACGGGGAGGCGGGCGACGTCCTCGTCCCCTCGGTGATCCGGGGGGAGCGCTACCTCCTCGCGATCAGCACCGGCGGGGCGAGCCCTGCAATCCCCCGCTTCCTGCGCGAGCACCTGGAGGCGGCGTTTCCCCACCTCGATGCGATGATCGGCGTCCAGGCGCGCCTCAGGGAAGACGTAAAGGAGTGCGTCGGGTCGCAGGAAGAACGGCAGCGGATCCTGCGGGCCGTCCTTCGCGACCCCGATGCCTGGTCCTGGCTCTCGGAGGGCGAAGAACGGGCATACCAGAGAATATGGGAGCGGTATATCAGTGGAAAAGATACTCCGTACTGA